One window of the Mycobacterium haemophilum DSM 44634 genome contains the following:
- a CDS encoding MmpS family transport accessory protein: protein MPLVLVTVLAVSALVVVRLHKIFGSADLNANAGAGIEIVQFNPKVVKYEVSGSPGSTANINYWDENANTHQVNAAPLPWSYTISTTLPAVSANIMAQSDGSQISCRITVDGVVRDEKSADGLNAQTFCLVKSA from the coding sequence ATGCCGCTGGTTTTGGTGACGGTGCTGGCCGTCTCGGCATTGGTCGTGGTACGGCTGCACAAAATCTTTGGCTCTGCGGACCTCAATGCGAATGCTGGGGCGGGCATCGAGATCGTGCAGTTCAACCCCAAGGTCGTCAAATACGAGGTCTCCGGCTCACCAGGGAGCACCGCAAACATCAACTACTGGGACGAGAACGCCAACACCCATCAGGTCAATGCAGCCCCGCTGCCGTGGTCGTACACGATCTCGACAACACTGCCCGCGGTTAGTGCCAACATCATGGCCCAAAGTGACGGCAGCCAGATCAGCTGCCGGATCACTGTCGACGGTGTCGTGCGGGATGAGAAAAGCGCCGACGGCCTCAACGCTCAGACGTTTTGTCTGGTGAAGTCCGCATGA
- a CDS encoding RND family transporter produces the protein MTNPNSKSTESTVTREPSTRTGRGRRPTIPHAVRIFAVPIILAWVLLTIVVNVIVPPLEVVSEQHSAPMAPTDAPSMKAMMLLGHNFHEFDSNSTVMIVLDGQQPLGDDAHRYYDNVIRQLRQDPRHVQHIQDFWGDRLTAAGAQSADAKGAYVMLNLAGNQGTTLANESVEAVRTVIDRSVPPPGVKAYVTGPAALSDDIHIIGNASLAKITLFTLGAIAVMLLLVYRSIVTTLVQLFMTGIALASSRGVIAVLGYHDVFGLTTFAANILTMLAIAAGTDYGIFLVGRYQEARQAGVDRETAYYSTFRSVTPVVLGSGLTIAGATYCLSFTRLPWFNTMGAPVAIGMLVVVFAGLTLGPAVVFVGSRFGLFERKRAASGRLWRRVGTAVVRWPAPVLAVSTAIVLIGMIALPGYVTSYNDRYYLPTNAPANLGYQAAERHFSQARMNPDMLMVEANHDMRNPADMLVLDKVAKNIIRVVGIAMIQDITRPLGIPIQHSSIPFQNSMQSQTTMQNMDFLKDRMVDILKMADEMQFMIDTMQRMYVVTQDLANAADDSAETTAETRDITDSLRNHIADFDDFWRPIRAFFYWDRHCFDIPICWSLRSLFDSLDGFDQLAEQFHKLTADIQHTAAATHEMLPLIPPMIATMKTTKGLTLTMYATFSAMIHQMEAMSDTAIVMGQSFDNSKNDDFFYLPPEAFDNPDFQTGLRMFLSPDGKSARFFITHQGDPMTPEGISRVAAERTAAQEGLKQSSLAEAKVYLGGTAATFKDMHDGAKYDLMIAVVSALTLIFMIMLLLTRSLVAALVIVGTAASSIAASFGLSVLVWQDLFGIKIHWIVMALSVIILLAVGSDYNLLLVSRFKEEIHAGLKTGIIRSMAGTGGVVTAAGLVFAFTMAAMIGSELRSIGQFGTTVCIGLLLDTLIVRTLLMPSIATLLGRWFWWPQVVHPRGHNARRSLSPS, from the coding sequence ATGACCAATCCAAACAGCAAGAGCACCGAGAGCACGGTGACCCGCGAGCCCAGCACCAGAACCGGGCGCGGCCGCCGCCCCACTATCCCGCACGCAGTCCGCATCTTTGCAGTCCCGATCATCCTGGCCTGGGTGCTCCTGACAATCGTCGTGAACGTCATCGTCCCGCCCTTAGAAGTCGTCAGCGAGCAGCACTCAGCGCCGATGGCTCCGACCGACGCGCCGTCCATGAAGGCGATGATGCTGCTAGGCCACAACTTTCACGAATTCGATTCCAATAGCACCGTCATGATTGTTCTGGACGGTCAGCAACCCCTGGGCGATGACGCGCACCGCTACTACGACAACGTGATTCGCCAACTGCGGCAGGATCCCAGACACGTCCAGCACATCCAGGACTTCTGGGGGGATCGACTAACGGCGGCGGGAGCACAAAGCGCTGACGCCAAGGGCGCCTACGTCATGTTGAACCTCGCCGGTAACCAAGGCACCACGCTGGCCAACGAATCTGTCGAAGCCGTCCGCACCGTGATCGACCGCAGCGTTCCACCCCCTGGGGTGAAGGCCTATGTGACCGGTCCCGCCGCACTCAGTGATGACATACACATCATCGGTAACGCGAGCCTGGCCAAGATCACACTGTTTACCTTGGGCGCCATCGCAGTGATGTTGCTGCTGGTCTACCGCTCCATCGTCACCACACTCGTCCAGCTGTTTATGACCGGTATCGCGTTGGCTTCGTCGCGGGGAGTCATCGCGGTTCTCGGATACCATGACGTATTCGGGCTCACCACGTTCGCCGCGAACATCCTCACGATGCTGGCGATCGCCGCCGGAACGGATTACGGGATCTTCCTCGTGGGCCGCTATCAAGAGGCGCGTCAGGCCGGCGTGGATCGGGAAACGGCGTACTACAGCACATTTCGTAGTGTAACCCCGGTTGTGCTGGGGTCGGGTCTGACCATCGCCGGGGCGACGTATTGCCTGAGCTTCACCAGGCTGCCCTGGTTCAACACTATGGGTGCACCGGTGGCAATCGGAATGTTGGTCGTGGTGTTCGCCGGGCTCACGCTGGGTCCGGCTGTCGTTTTCGTGGGCAGTCGTTTCGGTCTTTTCGAACGCAAGCGAGCGGCCAGCGGCCGACTGTGGCGGCGGGTCGGTACCGCGGTAGTACGGTGGCCCGCACCGGTTTTAGCCGTCAGCACCGCCATCGTCTTGATCGGCATGATCGCGCTACCGGGATATGTTACGAGTTACAACGACCGCTACTACCTGCCCACCAACGCCCCGGCCAATCTTGGCTACCAAGCCGCGGAACGGCATTTCTCCCAGGCCCGGATGAACCCGGACATGTTGATGGTCGAAGCCAACCACGACATGCGAAATCCGGCCGACATGCTGGTGCTGGACAAAGTGGCCAAAAACATCATTCGCGTGGTGGGGATCGCCATGATTCAGGACATCACCAGGCCGCTGGGCATTCCGATTCAACACAGCTCGATACCGTTTCAGAACAGCATGCAGAGCCAAACAACCATGCAGAATATGGACTTTCTGAAAGATAGAATGGTCGACATTCTCAAGATGGCCGACGAAATGCAGTTCATGATCGACACCATGCAGCGCATGTATGTCGTGACGCAAGACCTTGCCAACGCCGCTGACGACAGCGCAGAGACCACGGCGGAAACACGCGATATCACCGATAGTTTACGGAACCACATCGCGGATTTCGACGACTTCTGGCGGCCGATCAGAGCCTTCTTCTATTGGGATAGACACTGTTTCGATATCCCGATCTGTTGGTCGTTGCGATCCCTATTCGACTCGTTGGACGGGTTCGACCAGCTTGCCGAGCAGTTCCACAAACTCACGGCTGACATCCAACACACCGCTGCGGCCACACACGAGATGCTGCCGTTGATTCCGCCGATGATCGCCACGATGAAGACCACCAAGGGCCTCACCCTGACGATGTACGCCACCTTCTCGGCGATGATCCATCAAATGGAGGCCATGAGCGATACCGCCATCGTCATGGGGCAAAGCTTCGACAACTCCAAGAATGACGACTTCTTCTACTTACCTCCGGAGGCGTTCGATAACCCGGACTTCCAGACGGGTCTACGAATGTTCTTATCGCCAGACGGCAAGTCAGCGCGCTTTTTCATCACCCATCAAGGCGATCCGATGACGCCGGAAGGCATCTCGCGCGTCGCTGCAGAGCGAACCGCCGCGCAGGAGGGACTGAAACAGTCCTCCCTGGCGGAGGCCAAGGTGTACCTCGGAGGTACCGCCGCGACCTTCAAAGACATGCACGACGGCGCCAAATACGACCTGATGATCGCGGTGGTCTCGGCGCTCACGCTGATCTTTATGATCATGCTGCTGCTCACCCGAAGCCTGGTGGCCGCGTTGGTGATTGTGGGCACCGCGGCTAGCTCGATTGCCGCGTCCTTCGGACTGTCCGTGCTGGTCTGGCAGGACCTTTTCGGCATTAAAATCCACTGGATCGTCATGGCGCTGTCCGTCATCATCCTGCTGGCAGTCGGATCCGACTACAACCTACTTCTGGTCTCCCGATTCAAAGAAGAGATCCACGCCGGACTCAAGACGGGAATCATCCGATCGATGGCAGGCACCGGTGGGGTGGTGACGGCCGCGGGTCTGGTGTTCGCCTTCACTATGGCTGCCATGATCGGCAGCGAGCTGCGGTCTATCGGTCAGTTCGGTACCACCGTGTGCATTGGTCTGCTGCTCGATACGCTGATCGTGCGCACCTTACTGATGCCGTCGATCGCTACGCTGCTGGGCCGCTGGTTCTGGTGGCCGCAAGTGGTCCATCCCCGCGGACACAACGCCCGGCGGAGCCTTAGTCCCAGTTAG
- the octT gene encoding diglucosylglycerate octanoyltransferase produces MCSEVASRPVLLVFADSLAYYGPTGGLPADDPRIWPNIVASQLGWDLELVGRIGWTCRDVWWAATQDPRAWAALPRAGAVIFATGGMDSLPSVLPTALRELIRYVRPPWLRRWVRGGYGWVQPRLSPVAKAALPPSLTVKYLEWTRGAIDFNRPGIPIVASLPSVHIAETYGKAHHGRMGTVAAITEWAQRHAIPLVDLKAAVAEHIMSGRGNPDGIHWNFEAHQAVAELMIKALAEAGVPNG; encoded by the coding sequence ATGTGCTCTGAGGTAGCGTCACGGCCAGTATTGCTGGTCTTCGCCGACTCGCTGGCCTACTACGGACCTACCGGCGGCTTGCCTGCCGACGATCCCCGTATTTGGCCCAATATTGTTGCTTCGCAATTAGGTTGGGATCTGGAGCTGGTGGGTCGAATCGGCTGGACGTGCCGGGATGTCTGGTGGGCGGCAACCCAGGATCCGCGTGCCTGGGCGGCGCTGCCCAGAGCGGGCGCGGTGATCTTCGCGACCGGAGGAATGGATTCGCTGCCCTCGGTGTTGCCGACTGCGCTGCGTGAGCTGATCCGCTATGTGCGGCCGCCCTGGCTGCGGCGTTGGGTCCGTGGCGGATACGGCTGGGTGCAGCCGCGGCTGTCACCGGTGGCCAAAGCGGCGCTGCCGCCGTCCTTGACCGTCAAGTACCTTGAATGGACTCGTGGCGCAATCGATTTCAACCGCCCAGGCATCCCGATCGTGGCATCGCTGCCGTCGGTGCACATCGCTGAGACTTACGGCAAGGCTCACCACGGCCGGATGGGGACCGTGGCGGCGATCACGGAATGGGCGCAGCGCCATGCCATTCCCTTAGTGGATCTCAAAGCCGCTGTTGCCGAGCACATTATGAGCGGACGTGGCAATCCCGATGGCATTCATTGGAATTTCGAGGCGCACCAGGCGGTCGCGGAGCTGATGATCAAGGCGCTGGCCGAAGCTGGCGTGCCGAACGGCTAA
- the gpgP gene encoding glucosyl-3-phosphoglycerate phosphatase, with product MRTRRLVMLRHGQTDFNLGSRMQGQLDTELSELGRAQAVAAAEVLGKLQPLRIVSSDLRRAYDTAIKLGERTGLKVRVDDRLRETHLGDWQGLTHSQIDADAPGARLAWREDATWAPHGGESRVDVAARSLPVVAEVVSGEPEWGEDHELDRPVVVVAHGGLIAALSAALLRLPVANWPILGSMGNASWVQLSGHSDDSADFDGIRWRLDVWNASAQVSNDVL from the coding sequence GTGAGGACGCGTCGTTTGGTGATGTTGCGGCACGGGCAGACGGACTTCAACCTCGGTAGCCGGATGCAGGGCCAGCTAGACACCGAGCTCAGTGAACTGGGCCGCGCCCAGGCGGTCGCCGCCGCCGAGGTATTGGGCAAGTTGCAGCCGCTGCGGATCGTGTCGTCGGATCTGCGGCGCGCCTATGACACGGCGATCAAACTGGGGGAGCGCACCGGGCTGAAGGTCCGGGTCGACGACCGGTTACGTGAGACCCATCTCGGCGACTGGCAGGGCCTAACCCACAGCCAGATTGATGCCGATGCTCCGGGCGCTCGGCTGGCATGGCGCGAAGACGCAACCTGGGCACCGCATGGTGGGGAGAGCCGGGTTGACGTGGCGGCCCGCAGTTTGCCGGTGGTCGCCGAGGTGGTGTCCGGTGAGCCGGAGTGGGGTGAGGATCATGAACTGGATCGACCGGTGGTGGTGGTGGCTCACGGTGGCTTGATCGCCGCCTTGTCGGCTGCGCTGTTAAGGCTGCCGGTCGCCAATTGGCCGATTTTGGGCAGCATGGGTAACGCCAGTTGGGTGCAGCTGTCCGGTCATTCCGATGATTCAGCAGACTTTGACGGAATTCGGTGGCGGCTAGACGTATGGAACGCTTCGGCGCAGGTCTCTAACGATGTGCTCTGA
- the rsfS gene encoding ribosome silencing factor codes for MSATKEAIDMATVAAAAAAAKLADDVVVIDVSEQLGITDCFVIASASNERQVNAIVDEVEEKMRRAGHRPARREGAREGRWTLLDYRDIVVHIQHQDDRDFYALDRLWGDCPVVPVDISQNSGQSASPW; via the coding sequence ATGAGCGCCACCAAGGAGGCGATCGACATGGCGACGGTGGCCGCCGCAGCGGCCGCCGCGAAGCTGGCCGACGACGTCGTCGTCATCGATGTCTCCGAGCAGCTGGGCATCACGGACTGTTTTGTCATCGCCTCGGCGTCCAACGAGCGGCAGGTCAACGCCATCGTCGACGAGGTCGAGGAGAAAATGCGCCGAGCAGGCCACCGGCCGGCGCGCCGCGAGGGTGCTCGTGAAGGCCGCTGGACGCTGCTGGATTACCGCGACATCGTGGTACATATTCAGCATCAGGACGATCGTGACTTCTACGCCCTGGACCGACTGTGGGGTGATTGCCCGGTGGTACCGGTGGACATATCCCAAAACTCCGGGCAATCAGCGAGCCCGTGGTGA
- the nadD gene encoding nicotinate-nucleotide adenylyltransferase — translation MQKHLRRLGVMGGTFDPIHYGHLVAASEVAHLFELDEVVFVPSGQPWQKGRHVSAAEDRYLMTVIATASNPCFSVSRVDIDRAGPTYTRDTLHDLHALNPDSELYFITGADALASILSWQGWEELFTLARFVGVSRPGYELGHEHITGVLGELAADALTLVEIPALAISSTDCRQRAEQRRPLWYLMPDGVVQYVSKRRLYRGPRGVAATTPSLAAGNNT, via the coding sequence GTGCAAAAACACCTTCGCAGGCTGGGAGTCATGGGTGGGACGTTCGACCCCATCCATTACGGTCACCTGGTTGCTGCGAGTGAGGTGGCGCACCTGTTCGAACTCGACGAAGTGGTGTTTGTGCCCAGCGGGCAGCCTTGGCAAAAGGGCCGCCACGTCTCCGCCGCCGAGGACCGGTACCTGATGACGGTGATCGCGACCGCGTCCAATCCGTGTTTCTCGGTGAGCCGAGTCGACATCGACCGTGCCGGCCCCACCTACACCAGGGATACGCTGCACGATCTGCACGCCCTCAACCCTGACTCCGAGCTGTACTTCATCACCGGCGCCGACGCGTTGGCGTCCATTCTGTCCTGGCAAGGCTGGGAAGAGCTGTTCACCTTGGCGCGATTCGTCGGGGTCAGCCGACCCGGCTATGAGCTGGGCCACGAGCACATCACCGGGGTTCTGGGCGAGCTGGCAGCCGACGCGTTGACCCTCGTCGAGATCCCGGCGCTGGCGATCTCGTCGACCGACTGCCGGCAGCGTGCTGAGCAGCGTCGACCGCTGTGGTACCTGATGCCCGACGGTGTCGTGCAGTACGTCTCCAAGCGCCGGCTCTATCGCGGACCTCGCGGCGTGGCTGCAACAACGCCCAGCCTGGCCGCCGGAAACAACACATGA
- a CDS encoding AbrB/MazE/SpoVT family DNA-binding domain-containing protein, producing MRATIDKAGRLVIPKPLRDHLGLQPGEVEVTADGAGLRMEPLAGDSLDEREGRFVIPAGGAEITDAVVATLRDAAQR from the coding sequence ATGCGTGCAACCATTGATAAGGCAGGCAGATTGGTTATCCCGAAGCCGCTACGCGACCATCTCGGGCTGCAACCGGGCGAGGTCGAAGTGACCGCTGACGGCGCTGGACTGCGCATGGAGCCGCTGGCCGGTGACTCTCTCGACGAGCGGGAGGGGCGCTTTGTGATACCGGCAGGCGGGGCGGAAATCACCGACGCGGTCGTCGCGACATTGCG